A stretch of DNA from Acidobacteriota bacterium:
TCGGATGCGGACGACGAAGATCGGCGCCGATCTCCTGCAGGACCCGCTTCTGGGCGTCGGTCAACTTGAACGGCAACAGCCGGGCCAGTCGGCCCCGTAGGGCGTCGGTCACCTCGTAGGCAATCCCGCGCTTCCGTTCGCAGACACCGATCTGTCGCAACCGCAACGCCGCCTGCAAGAGGAACGCCTCCTCGAAGGCGAGCGCCCGCTGGGCCTCGGTCGAGTGATCGTCGAGACGGAGCATCGGCGTGTCCGCGTCCGGAAAGTGGATCTGGCGGATCGCCCGACCACGACCCCACACACCCGCGCGACGTCGGATCTCATCGGGGACACGATCGGGGAGCCCATCCGCGTCGAGGGAGTCCAGCACCCGATGGACCATGTGGCGGAGAGCCTTGGAGGTCAGCGTGCCGAGCTTGCGATAGACCGGCACGATGCGCCCGGTGTGGATCCCCCGCTCGGTCTCGTCGGCCTCGTCGTCCAGCTTCTCGTAGTCGGGGTTCTCGAGGATCGGATCCTTGTAACGACCCTTGCTGGCACGACAGAAGACCAGCAGGCGATCGTCCTCCTTGATGACGCGCGCGAGGAAGGGCTGGTTGTACCAGACGGCACGTCGCTTGCCGGACTCGTCCTCCAGCATGGCCTCGAAGATGCTGAACCCGCGACGACGGGTTCGGATCAACTTGGTGCTTGCCACGACCACGGAGAGCGTCGCCGGCGGACCGTCCACGACCAGACCGGACAGCGTTTCGAATCGACGGCGATCCTCGTAACGAAACGGGAGGTAGAGCAAGAGGTCCTCGACGGTCTCGAGGCCCGCAGCGCCGACGGCCTTCACCTGTCGGTACGGTAGACCGATCTCCTTACCCAGATTCTCCAGCCTGGACTCGCCGCGAAGCACGATGCCCGACTCAGGCGCCCGCGTAGAGCGCGTACAGCACCGTCAGCGCCCAGAGGATGACTGTCGCGACCATGCCGGCGTCTCGAGTCACGATCTCCGTGGGATTCTCTCCCTGGTCACGTTGGTGGGCCAGGTACAGATAGCGAAAGATGCCGAACAGCACGAACGGGACGGTGGCGCCCATCCACGGCGAGCCGATCCGCGCCGTCACCTCGTCGGAGAACGCGTAGAGCGCATAGGCCAGCACCGTACAGGCGGTCACCGTCGCGATCATCTGGTCCAAAAACGGCAGCGAGTACTCACGCAGGATCGGTCGTTGGTCCGACGCGTCCATTCCCTGAAGCGCCACCAACTCCTGACGGCGCTTGACAAAGCCGAGGAACATCGCCACCAGCCCCGTGCAGAGCAACAGCCAATGGGAGAGCTTGACGTCGATGAGCACCGCCCCGGCCCAGGCCCGCAGCAGGAATCCCGTGGCAACGACCATGACGTCGACGATGACGACACGCTTCAGCCAGGTGGAGTAGGCCAGGTTCAACAACAGGTAGGCGACCGCGACGTAGGTAAATCGCAGGCTGAGCCAACCGGCGCCGACCAGCGCGACCAGCGTCAGCGCGAAGACCGCCACCTGTGCCATCGGCACCGATAGTCGCCCCGCGGCGATCGGTCGATGCCGCTTGACGGGATGGGCACGATCCTTCTCACGATCGACCAGATCGTTGAGCAGATAGACGCCGGAGGTCAGCGCGCAGAAGACGACAAAACCCATTGCGACAAGACTCAGGTACGGGGTCGTCGTCAGTTCGCGGGCGAAGACAAGCGGCGCGAAGATGAAGATGTTCTTCGTCCAATGACGTGGCCGCATTCCCCGCCAGAGTTCGATCAACACGGATGCCTGCGTCGGTGCGTTCGCGGTCATGATGTGAGATCGACTCCTTCTTGCTGGCCGCCGTTATGATAGAACAGCCTCCATCTTGATGACGAAGCAATCCTCTTCGCGGCAGGGCGCGCTGTTTGCCGATCCGCAACCGATTCGCGTGGATGTCGTCATCCCGGCGTTTAACGAGGAGCAGGCGATCGGCCGGGTCCTCGTCGATCTCCCGAATCACACCCTCCGCCAACGGATCGTGGTGGACAACGGCTCCACCGACCGGACCGCCAACGTGGCCAGGGAGCATGGCGGTGCCGTCATCCACGAGGAACAACGCGGGTACGGAAGCGCCTGCCTGGCCGGCTTG
This window harbors:
- a CDS encoding decaprenyl-phosphate phosphoribosyltransferase; protein product: MTANAPTQASVLIELWRGMRPRHWTKNIFIFAPLVFARELTTTPYLSLVAMGFVVFCALTSGVYLLNDLVDREKDRAHPVKRHRPIAAGRLSVPMAQVAVFALTLVALVGAGWLSLRFTYVAVAYLLLNLAYSTWLKRVVIVDVMVVATGFLLRAWAGAVLIDVKLSHWLLLCTGLVAMFLGFVKRRQELVALQGMDASDQRPILREYSLPFLDQMIATVTACTVLAYALYAFSDEVTARIGSPWMGATVPFVLFGIFRYLYLAHQRDQGENPTEIVTRDAGMVATVILWALTVLYALYAGA